One window of Theropithecus gelada isolate Dixy chromosome 4, Tgel_1.0, whole genome shotgun sequence genomic DNA carries:
- the GJE1 gene encoding LOW QUALITY PROTEIN: putative gap junction epsilon-1 protein (The sequence of the model RefSeq protein was modified relative to this genomic sequence to represent the inferred CDS: substituted 1 base at 1 genomic stop codon) — MSLNYIKNFYEGCVKPPTVIGQFHTLFFXSIRMFFLGVLGFAVYGNEALHFSCDTDKREINLFCYNQFRPITPQVSFSVFWALQLVIVLVPGAIFHLYAACKSINQECILQKPICTVIYILSVLLRISLEAVAFWLQIYLFGFQVKSLYLCDARFLGENMIVRCMVPEHFEKTIFLIALYTFTAITMVLCVADIFEIIFRRLYVPFGQ; from the exons ACTGTGATTGGTCAATTCCACACCCTTTTCTTTTGATCAATCCGAATGTTCTTCCTCGGGGTGCTAGGCTTTGCAGTTTATGGGAATGAGGCCTTGCACTTCAGTTGCGATacagacaaaagagaaataaatctcttCTGTTATAATCAGTTCAGGCCAATCACTCCACAGGTAAGTTTTTCT GTGTTCTGGGCATTACAACTAGTGATTGTCCTGGTTCCTGGAgctatttttcatctttatgcTGCATGTAAAAGCATCAATCAAGAATGCATTCTTCAAAAGCCTATTTGCACTGTAATTTATATACTCTCTGTTTTATTAAGAATTAGTCTAGAGGCAGTAGCATTTTGGCTTCAGATTTACCTCTTTGGTTTCCAAGTAAAATCTCTTTACCTGTGTGATGCTAGATTTCTTGGGGAAAACATGATTGTAAGATGCATGGTTCCAGAACACTTTGAAAAAACCATTTTTCTCATTGCATTGTATACATTTACAGCAATTACAATGGTATTATGTGTTGCTGACATTTTTGAGATCATATTTAGAAGACTATACGTTCCATTCGGACAATGA